The following are encoded in a window of Collinsella aerofaciens genomic DNA:
- a CDS encoding VanZ family protein has translation MVKINRKWAVVTCLMALLIWGNSLVPGSGSGSLSLTVMETIRGFLHGVGLPYEWVTNFVVRKCAHFTEYMVLGILATHAFDFEGRRTFDVLLPTAAFLLLIPSIDETIQLFVPGRAGMITDVMIDYCGAATGVVLRYLLRSLICAKKAA, from the coding sequence ATGGTTAAGATCAATCGAAAATGGGCGGTCGTGACCTGCCTGATGGCGCTCTTGATCTGGGGCAATTCGCTGGTTCCCGGCTCGGGGTCGGGCTCGCTGAGTCTAACGGTCATGGAAACTATCCGCGGTTTCCTGCACGGCGTGGGACTTCCATATGAATGGGTGACCAACTTCGTTGTTCGCAAGTGCGCGCATTTTACCGAGTATATGGTGCTCGGCATCCTGGCAACGCACGCCTTTGATTTTGAGGGCCGGCGCACCTTTGACGTGCTGCTGCCCACGGCGGCGTTCCTGCTGCTGATTCCCTCGATCGACGAGACGATTCAGCTCTTTGTGCCGGGACGCGCCGGCATGATCACCGATGTGATGATCGACTACTGTGGAGCGGCAACGGGCGTTGTGCTCAGATATCTACTACGATCGCTCATATGTGCCAAAAAGGCCGCCTAG
- a CDS encoding ROK family protein codes for MAEQQLIGALEAGGTKMVCATGYADGTVLEREQIATTTPQETVEAVNAWFADKGIAALGIGAFGPTAVNPASPQYGKILETPKTAWRYFDLLGTIQNELNIPCGYDTDVNVACLGEVTFGCAQGLTDVVYLTIGTGVGAGVLSGGQLVHGMMHPEAGHILVTRDPRDTIGEHSACPFHDNCLEGLIAGPGVKKRWDGKSAGDMADDPEAMDLLAGYLAQALMTYTLCYAPQKIIIGGGVADHTPIVPLARKKCAEMLNGYIVTPEVNDIDTYIVNNSLEGKQGIMGCLALGAQALQ; via the coding sequence ATGGCAGAACAGCAGCTTATCGGAGCGCTCGAGGCCGGCGGCACCAAGATGGTCTGCGCCACGGGCTATGCAGACGGTACGGTCCTGGAGCGCGAGCAGATCGCGACCACGACCCCGCAGGAGACCGTTGAGGCCGTCAATGCATGGTTTGCCGACAAGGGCATCGCCGCGCTGGGCATCGGCGCCTTTGGCCCCACCGCGGTCAACCCCGCCTCGCCCCAATACGGCAAGATCCTGGAGACGCCCAAAACGGCATGGCGCTACTTCGACCTGCTGGGCACCATCCAAAACGAGCTCAATATTCCCTGCGGCTACGACACCGACGTCAACGTTGCCTGCCTGGGCGAGGTCACCTTTGGTTGCGCCCAGGGCCTCACAGACGTGGTCTACCTGACCATCGGCACCGGTGTGGGCGCCGGCGTGCTCTCGGGCGGCCAGCTCGTGCACGGCATGATGCATCCCGAGGCAGGCCACATCCTGGTCACGCGCGACCCGCGCGACACCATTGGCGAGCACAGCGCCTGCCCCTTCCACGACAACTGCCTCGAGGGCCTCATCGCCGGTCCCGGCGTTAAAAAGCGTTGGGATGGCAAGAGCGCCGGAGACATGGCCGATGACCCGGAGGCCATGGACCTGCTCGCAGGCTATCTGGCACAGGCGCTCATGACCTACACGCTGTGCTACGCACCGCAAAAGATTATCATCGGCGGCGGCGTGGCCGACCACACCCCCATCGTGCCGCTCGCCCGCAAAAAGTGCGCCGAGATGCTCAACGGCTATATCGTCACGCCCGAGGTCAACGACATCGATACCTACATTGTCAACAACAGCCTCGAGGGCAAGCAGGGCATCATGGGCTGCCTGGCCCTGGGCGCCCAGGCGCTTCAGTAG